In Bacillus sp. Cs-700, one genomic interval encodes:
- a CDS encoding DUF2627 domain-containing protein: MRLVALLVVLIPGITGVIGIKLMRDVLFGVVNPPFTSLVVQFILGLIFLIAGLAFVGGFIFYRDRKRNKVQPRFSSKKQ; this comes from the coding sequence ATGAGGTTAGTTGCTTTGCTTGTCGTATTAATTCCAGGAATCACCGGCGTTATCGGTATCAAATTAATGAGAGATGTTCTTTTCGGTGTAGTAAACCCACCGTTCACTTCTCTTGTTGTTCAATTTATTCTCGGCCTCATTTTCCTTATCGCTGGCCTTGCTTTCGTTGGTGGATTTATTTTCTATCGCGATCGCAAGCGAAATAAAGTCCAGCCAAGATTCTCTTCTAAAAAACAGTAA
- the spo0A gene encoding sporulation transcription factor Spo0A: protein MQKIKVCLADDNRELVNLIEEYMSRQEDMEVVGTASNGQECLEVLEDQEPDVLVLDIIMPHLDGLAVLERLREMNYTCSVIMLTAFGQEDVTKKAVDLGASYFILKPFDMDNLASHVRQVSGKKTTFTTSNGSYKRPQRESRPRNLDASITSIIHEIGVPAHIKGYMYLREAITMVYNDIELLGSITKVLYPDIAKKFNTTSSRVERAIRHAIEVAWSRGNVESISNLFGYTVSMSKAKPTNSEFIAMVADKLRIEHNMDNYSHTR, encoded by the coding sequence GTGCAAAAAATAAAAGTATGTCTAGCTGATGATAATCGCGAATTGGTGAATTTAATTGAGGAATATATGTCACGACAAGAGGATATGGAGGTAGTCGGAACCGCTTCCAATGGTCAGGAATGCTTAGAAGTTCTTGAAGATCAAGAACCTGATGTACTTGTACTTGATATTATTATGCCGCATTTAGATGGCCTGGCTGTTCTCGAACGTTTAAGAGAAATGAATTATACTTGTAGCGTTATTATGCTCACTGCCTTCGGTCAGGAAGACGTAACGAAAAAAGCAGTAGATTTAGGAGCATCCTACTTTATTTTAAAACCGTTTGATATGGATAATTTAGCAAGTCATGTAAGGCAAGTGAGTGGTAAGAAAACAACATTTACAACAAGTAATGGCTCATATAAGCGTCCTCAGCGTGAAAGTCGCCCTAGAAATCTTGATGCGAGCATCACGAGTATTATTCATGAAATCGGGGTACCGGCACATATTAAAGGTTATATGTACTTAAGAGAAGCGATTACGATGGTTTATAATGATATTGAACTATTAGGTTCAATCACGAAGGTCCTATATCCTGATATTGCGAAAAAATTCAATACAACTTCATCCAGGGTTGAACGTGCGATTCGTCATGCGATTGAGGTTGCTTGGAGTAGAGGGAATGTAGAGTCTATTTCAAACTTGTTTGGCTATACAGTGAGTATGTCTAAAGCGAAACCAACAAATTCTGAGTTCATTGCAATGGTTGCTGATAAGCTTCGGATTGAGCACAACATGGATAATTATTCTCACACTAGGTAA
- the spoIVB gene encoding SpoIVB peptidase — translation MKIEMFRKLLGVVLLGGLIVIGFSKPIQLFLSIPDEIIMFEGDQTTISSVTTAVATLGSSEVASLIPVGKEIAVNGAKSGSDILDLTVGNIPIKKVDVKVLPDFKVIPGGQSIGVKLNTRGVLVVGHHLIHTNQGDRSPGEIADIQVGDIITKINGQAVQKMSDIGSIVKKAANSGQALEVTIVRENEELSKKLVPVKDKQNEAYRIGLYIRDSAAGVGTLTFYHPDSKKYGALGHVISDMDTKKPIVVNRGEIYPSSVTSIEKGSNGHPGEKLARFSKTDQKLGTITRNSPFGIFGEMNQEVKKGLYDKPMPIALSHQVKEGPAKILTVVKGSEVKEYDVEVISSIPQKFPATKGMVIKVTDPQLLNETGGIVQGMSGSPIIQDGKVIGAVTHVFVNDSTSGYGVHIEWMLEEAGINIYEESRNEKRTAS, via the coding sequence TTGAAGATAGAGATGTTTCGAAAGCTGTTAGGAGTAGTTCTCCTTGGAGGTTTAATCGTAATTGGTTTTTCAAAACCAATACAGTTATTTTTATCAATTCCTGATGAGATTATCATGTTTGAAGGAGATCAAACAACAATATCCTCTGTTACTACTGCCGTTGCAACGCTTGGAAGCTCTGAAGTCGCAAGTCTTATCCCGGTGGGGAAAGAAATTGCGGTTAACGGCGCCAAAAGCGGTTCTGATATTCTGGATTTAACTGTTGGAAATATTCCAATTAAAAAAGTTGATGTGAAAGTTCTTCCTGATTTTAAAGTTATACCTGGTGGACAATCAATTGGCGTAAAATTAAACACTCGTGGTGTACTCGTTGTTGGTCACCATTTAATTCATACGAATCAAGGAGATCGGTCACCAGGAGAAATTGCTGACATTCAAGTAGGCGATATTATCACTAAGATAAATGGTCAAGCCGTTCAAAAAATGAGCGATATTGGCTCGATTGTAAAAAAAGCAGCAAATAGTGGCCAAGCATTAGAAGTGACGATTGTAAGAGAAAACGAAGAACTTAGTAAGAAGTTGGTTCCTGTTAAGGATAAACAAAATGAAGCATACAGGATTGGGTTGTATATACGTGACTCTGCAGCAGGAGTTGGCACGTTAACGTTTTATCATCCAGATTCGAAAAAATATGGTGCTCTAGGGCATGTTATTTCTGATATGGATACGAAGAAGCCAATTGTTGTTAATCGGGGAGAAATTTATCCCTCTTCTGTAACATCAATTGAAAAAGGTAGCAACGGTCACCCTGGTGAAAAGCTAGCAAGATTTTCTAAAACGGATCAAAAGCTGGGTACAATAACACGGAACAGTCCTTTCGGTATTTTCGGAGAAATGAACCAAGAAGTAAAAAAAGGCCTGTATGATAAGCCAATGCCGATTGCACTATCTCATCAAGTGAAAGAAGGTCCAGCTAAAATTTTAACAGTAGTAAAAGGTAGTGAGGTAAAAGAATATGATGTAGAAGTTATCAGTTCAATTCCTCAGAAGTTCCCTGCTACAAAAGGAATGGTTATAAAAGTAACTGATCCTCAGTTGTTAAATGAAACGGGTGGGATTGTACAAGGAATGAGTGGAAGCCCTATTATTCAAGATGGAAAAGTAATTGGAGCGGTTACTCATGTGTTTGTTAATGATTCCACTTCAGGCTATGGCGTTCATATTGAATGGATGTTAGAAGAAGCTGGTATTAATATTTATGAAGAAAGTCGTAATGAAAAGCGAACAGCGAGCTAA
- the recN gene encoding DNA repair protein RecN encodes MLAELSIRNFAIIEAITVSFERGLTVLTGETGAGKSIIIDAIGLLVGGRGSAEFVRYGTKKAEIEGLFHIDTNHPTVQKLEDVGIEFTDDMVVLRRDISHTGKSICRVNGKLVTLGILREIGQTLIDIHGQHEHQDLMQSDKHLTLLDQFGERSIGPALFEYREIFQRYKKIQQQMKNLTENEQQMAHRLDLIQYQLEEITKAELSPNEDDQLMDEKLRLGNFEKLYTALQDVYDSLHGDNKGLDWVGLAMSQLESVADLDEELQGYHEEVANQFYLLEETAGKLNTYRDQLEFDPARLDFVEERLNEIQLLKRKYGESVEDILEYAASIEDEVDELLNREDRVDELQADLKGIKADLTVEAHNLTGLRKKVASELVGSIHHELRDLYMEKTEFAIHFNDRDESKKDFFHRSGQDDIDFMISTNPGEPLKELSKTASGGELSRIMLALKSIFSKHQGITSIIFDEVDTGVSGRVAQAMAEKIQRLSAGSQVLVITHLPQVAAMADHHLYISKEETGEGRTKTSVGNLSTDEQIEELGRMIAGAEMTELTKKHAKELLYQANQIKS; translated from the coding sequence ATGTTAGCGGAACTATCCATTCGTAATTTTGCGATCATAGAAGCGATTACCGTTTCATTTGAGCGTGGGTTAACCGTTCTTACTGGAGAAACAGGTGCTGGTAAATCCATCATTATTGATGCCATAGGGCTATTAGTTGGTGGGAGAGGTTCAGCTGAATTCGTTCGTTATGGAACGAAAAAAGCAGAAATTGAAGGATTATTTCATATTGATACAAACCATCCAACGGTGCAAAAACTTGAAGATGTCGGAATCGAATTTACAGATGACATGGTAGTACTGCGCCGTGATATTTCACATACAGGTAAAAGCATCTGCCGAGTAAATGGAAAGTTAGTGACGCTTGGAATTTTGAGAGAGATTGGTCAAACGCTTATTGACATTCACGGTCAGCATGAACATCAGGATTTAATGCAATCTGATAAGCATCTTACTTTGCTCGATCAGTTTGGAGAACGTTCAATTGGTCCGGCTCTTTTTGAATACAGGGAAATCTTTCAAAGATACAAAAAAATCCAGCAGCAAATGAAAAATTTAACCGAGAATGAACAGCAGATGGCTCATAGGCTGGATTTAATTCAATATCAACTTGAAGAAATCACGAAAGCTGAGCTTTCTCCTAATGAAGATGATCAGTTAATGGACGAGAAATTACGATTAGGTAATTTTGAGAAACTATATACCGCTCTTCAGGATGTTTATGATTCCCTACATGGAGATAATAAAGGACTAGACTGGGTAGGGCTTGCGATGTCACAACTAGAGTCAGTTGCGGACCTTGATGAAGAACTACAGGGATACCATGAAGAAGTAGCTAATCAATTTTATCTACTTGAAGAAACGGCAGGTAAATTAAATACATATCGTGATCAACTTGAATTTGATCCCGCACGATTGGATTTTGTAGAAGAACGACTAAACGAAATCCAATTATTAAAGCGAAAGTATGGAGAATCGGTAGAAGACATATTGGAATATGCAGCTTCGATTGAAGATGAAGTAGATGAATTATTAAACAGAGAAGATCGCGTAGACGAGCTACAGGCTGACTTAAAGGGTATTAAGGCTGATTTAACAGTAGAGGCTCATAATTTGACCGGTCTGCGAAAAAAAGTAGCTAGTGAGCTTGTTGGATCAATTCACCATGAGCTTAGAGATCTTTATATGGAAAAAACAGAATTTGCAATTCATTTTAATGATCGTGATGAAAGTAAGAAAGACTTTTTCCATCGATCCGGACAAGATGATATTGATTTTATGATCTCTACCAATCCAGGCGAGCCGCTTAAGGAGCTTTCTAAAACGGCTTCTGGTGGCGAGTTATCTCGTATCATGTTAGCGTTGAAGTCCATCTTCTCAAAACATCAAGGTATTACATCAATTATATTTGACGAAGTAGATACTGGTGTAAGTGGAAGGGTCGCTCAAGCGATGGCGGAGAAGATACAGCGTCTTTCAGCCGGGTCTCAAGTACTTGTAATTACTCATCTTCCTCAAGTTGCAGCCATGGCTGATCATCACCTTTATATTTCAAAAGAAGAAACGGGTGAAGGTCGAACAAAGACAAGTGTTGGAAATTTAAGTACAGATGAGCAAATAGAAGAACTTGGAAGAATGATTGCTGGCGCCGAAATGACAGAGCTTACAAAGAAACATGCAAAAGAATTGTTATATCAAGCAAACCAAATTAAATCATGA
- the argR gene encoding transcriptional regulator ArgR, translating to MNKGQRHIKIREMIANQDVETQDELVYCLKSAGFNVTQATVSRDIKELHLVKVPTIDGRYKYSLPADQRFNPLQKLKRTLTDAFISIDHADHLIVMKTLPGNANAIGALIDNLDWEEIMGNISGDDTILIICKSADAAPMLSQRFIDML from the coding sequence ATGAATAAGGGACAACGCCATATCAAGATACGAGAAATGATTGCCAATCAAGATGTTGAGACGCAGGATGAGCTCGTCTATTGTCTTAAAAGCGCAGGATTCAACGTTACGCAAGCAACAGTTTCAAGAGATATTAAGGAGCTACATCTTGTTAAAGTGCCAACAATCGACGGCAGGTATAAATACAGTCTGCCAGCAGATCAGCGCTTTAACCCGCTTCAAAAATTAAAAAGAACTTTAACAGACGCGTTTATTAGTATCGATCATGCGGATCACCTTATTGTAATGAAAACGCTTCCTGGTAACGCTAATGCTATCGGTGCTCTAATCGATAATTTAGACTGGGAAGAGATTATGGGGAATATAAGCGGAGATGATACAATTCTCATTATTTGTAAGAGCGCCGATGCGGCCCCGATGTTATCACAACGGTTTATTGATATGCTGTAG
- a CDS encoding TlyA family RNA methyltransferase has translation MAKKERLDVLLVNRGLIDTREKAKRAIMAGLVFSETERMDKPGMKVPEDILLQIKGDTLRYVGRGGLKLEKAIDVFSLDPKNKVVLDIGSSTGGFTDCALQNGASLVYALDVGYNQLAWKLRVDDRVVVKERTNFRYAVREDFEQGLPDLATIDVSFISLKLILPVLKGILKEKGEVIALVKPQFEAGRGEIGKKGIVRDKKIHHRVLKEMMDFAELEGYQVNGISYSPITGGEGNIEFLLYLGWKQENKVENVPSAEEVVEEAHQKL, from the coding sequence ATGGCAAAAAAAGAAAGACTAGATGTACTCCTTGTAAACCGAGGTTTAATTGATACGAGAGAAAAAGCAAAAAGAGCAATCATGGCAGGTCTTGTCTTTTCAGAGACGGAGAGGATGGACAAACCAGGCATGAAAGTGCCAGAAGATATTCTTCTTCAAATTAAAGGAGATACGCTACGTTATGTTGGACGTGGGGGTTTAAAGTTAGAGAAGGCGATTGATGTCTTCTCTCTGGATCCCAAAAACAAAGTGGTTTTAGATATTGGTTCTTCTACTGGTGGTTTTACAGACTGTGCACTTCAAAATGGCGCTTCCCTCGTTTATGCACTTGATGTAGGTTACAATCAATTAGCCTGGAAACTGCGAGTAGACGATCGTGTGGTTGTAAAAGAAAGAACGAATTTTCGATATGCTGTCAGAGAGGATTTTGAACAAGGACTCCCTGATCTCGCCACAATAGATGTCTCATTCATTTCTTTAAAATTAATCCTACCTGTATTAAAAGGGATTTTGAAAGAGAAAGGTGAAGTTATCGCCCTCGTCAAACCGCAATTTGAAGCAGGCCGTGGAGAAATAGGCAAAAAAGGAATTGTCCGTGATAAAAAAATTCATCATCGTGTACTCAAAGAAATGATGGATTTTGCTGAACTAGAAGGATATCAAGTAAACGGTATATCATATTCACCAATAACTGGTGGCGAGGGAAATATCGAATTTCTATTATATCTTGGCTGGAAACAGGAGAACAAAGTCGAAAATGTTCCTTCTGCAGAAGAAGTCGTTGAAGAAGCACATCAGAAATTATAA
- the dxs gene encoding 1-deoxy-D-xylulose-5-phosphate synthase gives MDLEKIENPKFLKNYDMNDMTELAEEIRSFLINKLSETGGHLGPNLGVVELTIVLHKIYDSPKDKFIWDVGHQAYVHKILTGRASRFDTLRKYKGLCGFPKRNESEHDVWETGHSSTSLSAAMGMAAARDMKGSDESVVAIIGDGALTGGMALEALNHIGHEQKDMLVILNDNEMSIAPNVGALHNILGKLRTAGKYHKAKDELEYLLKKIPAFGGALASTAERVKDALKYLLVSGIFFEELGFTYLGPVDGHDVEALMENVKYAKKTKGPVLIHVLTKKGKGYQPAESDQIGVWHGVSPYKIEAGEQIKPKVAAPGYSKVVSETVRKLAEKDDRISVITPAMTVGSKWEAFEKQFPERLFDVGIAEQHATTMAAGLATQELKPVLSIYSTFLQRAYDQLVHDVCRQNLNVFLAIDRSGLVGADGETHQGVFDISFLRHLPNMVLMMAKDENELQHMVYTSLKYNQGPIAVRYPRGNGIGTKMDQELKEIQIGSWEVIREGTDIALLSFGPTLQDLLSAADKLEKEGISARVINARFIKPLDEKMIADLMQEGLPMLTVEEAILQGGFGSAILEYVNDSGYQHGGIQRMGIPDAYIEHGSVSELLKEIGLTSDDIAEKAKKMIPAKQKRA, from the coding sequence ATGGATTTAGAAAAGATTGAGAATCCTAAGTTTCTAAAGAATTATGATATGAACGATATGACCGAGCTTGCTGAAGAGATTAGAAGCTTTTTAATTAACAAACTATCCGAAACTGGTGGACATCTTGGACCTAATCTTGGCGTAGTAGAACTTACAATCGTGCTTCATAAAATTTATGATAGCCCAAAAGATAAATTTATTTGGGATGTTGGCCATCAGGCTTATGTCCATAAAATCCTCACAGGACGAGCTTCGAGATTTGATACGCTACGTAAATATAAAGGTCTTTGTGGTTTTCCAAAACGAAACGAAAGTGAGCATGACGTCTGGGAAACTGGGCATAGCTCTACTTCACTATCAGCAGCGATGGGGATGGCGGCTGCTCGAGATATGAAAGGCTCTGACGAAAGTGTAGTTGCGATTATTGGAGATGGGGCTCTTACAGGAGGGATGGCGCTTGAAGCTCTTAATCATATCGGACATGAACAAAAAGATATGCTCGTCATCTTAAACGACAATGAAATGTCCATTGCTCCTAACGTAGGTGCTCTTCATAACATTTTAGGAAAGCTCCGCACAGCTGGCAAATATCATAAAGCGAAAGATGAACTTGAGTATTTACTAAAGAAAATCCCTGCGTTTGGCGGAGCGCTAGCTTCAACGGCTGAGCGCGTGAAAGATGCCTTGAAATATTTGTTGGTTTCAGGAATTTTCTTTGAGGAGCTTGGTTTTACCTACCTTGGACCAGTAGATGGTCATGACGTTGAAGCGTTAATGGAAAACGTTAAATATGCTAAGAAGACAAAAGGACCGGTCCTTATTCACGTACTTACGAAAAAAGGAAAAGGCTATCAACCTGCAGAAAGCGACCAAATTGGCGTTTGGCACGGTGTGAGTCCTTATAAGATTGAAGCAGGTGAACAAATTAAACCGAAAGTTGCAGCGCCTGGATATAGTAAGGTCGTTAGTGAAACAGTGCGAAAGCTTGCAGAGAAGGACGATCGCATCTCAGTCATCACGCCAGCAATGACAGTAGGCTCTAAGTGGGAAGCATTTGAAAAACAATTTCCAGAAAGGCTTTTTGATGTTGGTATAGCTGAGCAGCATGCTACTACAATGGCTGCAGGACTTGCAACTCAGGAGTTAAAACCGGTTTTATCGATTTATTCTACGTTTCTTCAAAGAGCTTATGATCAGCTCGTTCATGACGTTTGCAGACAAAACTTGAATGTTTTCCTAGCGATTGATCGTTCTGGTCTTGTAGGAGCAGATGGTGAAACGCACCAAGGTGTTTTTGATATCTCATTCCTTAGACACTTACCTAATATGGTCCTTATGATGGCGAAAGATGAGAATGAATTGCAGCATATGGTTTATACTAGTTTGAAGTACAATCAGGGACCAATTGCTGTACGCTATCCTAGAGGGAACGGGATTGGTACGAAGATGGATCAAGAACTAAAGGAAATTCAAATTGGTAGCTGGGAAGTTATTCGTGAAGGTACGGATATTGCTCTCTTATCATTTGGTCCTACGTTACAAGATCTGTTGAGTGCTGCGGATAAATTAGAAAAAGAAGGTATTTCAGCTCGTGTAATTAACGCTCGCTTCATAAAACCTTTAGATGAGAAAATGATCGCAGATCTCATGCAAGAAGGCTTACCGATGCTAACAGTAGAAGAAGCTATACTCCAAGGTGGATTTGGTAGTGCCATTCTAGAATATGTTAATGACAGTGGCTATCAGCATGGTGGTATTCAACGAATGGGAATTCCCGATGCTTATATCGAACACGGCAGTGTAAGTGAGTTATTAAAAGAAATTGGATTAACTTCAGATGACATTGCTGAGAAAGCAAAGAAAATGATTCCAGCAAAACAAAAGAGGGCATAA
- a CDS encoding polyprenyl synthetase family protein — MTSDLSSYMNECKKLLDEQLPAYIDRLEMPESLKDAMLYSIHAGGKRIRPILMLATVEAFGHSIKEAIPVACAVEMIHTYSLIHDDLPAMDNDDLRRGKPTNHIVFGEATAILAGDALLTQSFELIADSNLTSEQKVDLIKLLSHAAGPSGMVGGQMADLDGEKQELTLEQLEYIHHHKTGKLLVFSIMAGAIIGHATSHQREHLRAFGEHIGLSFQISDDILDVEGEEGKIGKLPGSDETNEKSTYPKLLTLDGAKEKLNHHFKEGLAHLTAANVQKDTLQSIAKFIVERDH, encoded by the coding sequence GTGACTTCAGATCTCAGTTCCTATATGAACGAATGTAAGAAACTGTTGGATGAACAACTTCCCGCATATATTGACCGTTTGGAGATGCCGGAATCATTGAAGGATGCGATGTTGTATTCGATTCATGCCGGTGGAAAACGTATCCGTCCAATATTAATGCTCGCTACCGTTGAAGCATTTGGTCACTCCATTAAAGAAGCCATTCCAGTGGCGTGTGCGGTTGAAATGATTCATACTTACTCATTGATTCATGATGACTTGCCTGCAATGGACAATGACGATTTACGTCGAGGTAAACCAACCAACCATATCGTTTTTGGAGAGGCGACTGCAATTCTTGCTGGGGATGCGCTATTGACCCAAAGCTTTGAACTTATTGCAGATTCCAATTTAACAAGTGAACAAAAAGTTGACTTGATTAAATTGTTATCACACGCTGCTGGTCCTTCCGGAATGGTAGGAGGACAAATGGCGGATTTAGACGGGGAGAAGCAAGAATTAACGCTAGAACAACTTGAATACATTCATCATCATAAAACAGGAAAACTTCTTGTATTCTCTATTATGGCTGGGGCAATAATTGGTCATGCAACAAGTCATCAACGTGAACATCTACGTGCTTTTGGCGAACACATAGGTCTTTCCTTCCAAATTAGCGATGATATACTTGACGTTGAAGGAGAAGAAGGGAAGATCGGAAAACTTCCTGGTAGTGATGAAACGAACGAAAAAAGTACGTATCCAAAGCTTCTCACGCTAGACGGAGCAAAAGAAAAACTTAATCATCACTTTAAAGAGGGATTAGCCCATCTAACTGCTGCTAACGTACAAAAAGACACGTTACAATCTATTGCGAAATTTATTGTAGAGCGGGACCACTAA
- a CDS encoding exodeoxyribonuclease VII small subunit, whose protein sequence is MIRMEKNENVTFEEAMEKLEQIVGALEEGNVPLEKAISLFQEGMNLSNVCHEKLQSVEGKMDQIVEENGEIKRFSVQGDEA, encoded by the coding sequence GTGATTCGAATGGAGAAAAATGAGAACGTAACATTTGAAGAAGCGATGGAAAAGTTAGAGCAAATTGTCGGAGCATTGGAAGAAGGTAACGTACCTCTTGAAAAAGCGATTTCACTCTTTCAAGAAGGAATGAATTTATCAAATGTATGTCATGAGAAACTACAATCTGTTGAGGGTAAAATGGATCAAATTGTTGAAGAAAACGGTGAAATTAAACGTTTTTCTGTCCAGGGGGATGAAGCGTGA
- the xseA gene encoding exodeoxyribonuclease VII large subunit, which produces MKADRYISVTALTRHVKRMIDNEPALQDVWLRGELSNVKLHNRGHLYFTVKDDKSRVQAVMFAGNNRHMKFKPESGMKVLIRGEISVFEPYGQYQLYAKEMQPDGIGNLYLAYEELKRKLDFEGLFSENLKQQIPRYPSEIGVITSPTGAAIRDIFTTIKRRYPAARITVFPVLVQGNRAKGSIVQAIEMANAMKMIDVLIVGRGGGSIEELWAFNEEEVARSIANSRVPIISAVGHETDYTIADFVSDLRAPTPTGAAELAVPSVVELKERVDQRVHRLMRVMQEKLATDRDRLSNLQKSYAFRYPDQLLKQKEQELDLQVERMQRNMKRLLSYTTERVERNHKQLVKQHPQKLLKEANQELEELKHSLNKEMQRVLLGKQRDFSLVAGKLNALSPLKVMERGYSLAYKEEELIKSVHQVHPGDILKLEMTDGKIDCHVWGLEESDSNGEK; this is translated from the coding sequence GTGAAAGCGGATCGCTATATATCGGTTACAGCCCTTACGAGACACGTGAAGCGGATGATTGATAATGAGCCAGCACTTCAAGATGTCTGGTTACGTGGTGAACTATCGAATGTGAAGCTTCACAATCGAGGGCATCTTTATTTTACTGTAAAAGATGATAAGTCGCGTGTTCAGGCAGTGATGTTTGCCGGAAACAATCGACATATGAAATTCAAGCCGGAAAGCGGGATGAAAGTCCTTATTCGAGGCGAGATATCAGTGTTTGAACCGTATGGTCAATATCAGCTCTATGCAAAAGAAATGCAGCCTGATGGAATTGGGAATTTGTATTTAGCTTATGAAGAATTGAAACGAAAACTCGATTTTGAAGGATTGTTTTCAGAAAACCTCAAACAGCAAATACCCCGATATCCTTCAGAAATTGGAGTGATTACCTCCCCAACTGGAGCAGCTATTCGAGATATTTTTACAACAATCAAAAGACGTTATCCTGCTGCTAGGATAACGGTGTTTCCCGTTCTCGTTCAGGGGAATCGTGCTAAGGGATCAATTGTTCAGGCGATCGAGATGGCAAATGCCATGAAAATGATTGATGTGCTGATTGTTGGACGTGGTGGAGGATCAATTGAAGAGTTATGGGCGTTTAACGAAGAAGAAGTTGCAAGAAGTATAGCAAATTCAAGAGTGCCAATTATATCAGCTGTTGGCCATGAAACCGATTATACAATTGCTGATTTTGTATCTGATCTAAGAGCACCAACCCCAACTGGAGCAGCTGAACTGGCAGTACCCAGCGTAGTAGAATTAAAAGAGCGGGTTGACCAACGAGTACATAGGTTAATGAGAGTTATGCAAGAAAAGTTAGCTACGGATCGAGATCGGTTGTCAAACCTCCAGAAGTCATATGCATTTCGTTACCCTGATCAATTATTGAAACAAAAGGAACAAGAGCTTGATTTGCAAGTTGAACGAATGCAACGAAATATGAAGCGATTGCTATCATATACAACAGAGAGAGTAGAACGAAATCATAAACAGCTAGTGAAGCAGCATCCACAAAAACTTCTTAAAGAAGCGAATCAGGAGCTTGAAGAGCTTAAGCATTCTTTAAATAAAGAAATGCAGCGTGTTCTACTGGGAAAACAACGTGATTTTTCGCTTGTTGCAGGGAAACTGAATGCTTTAAGTCCATTGAAAGTAATGGAGCGTGGCTATAGCCTTGCATATAAAGAAGAAGAACTCATTAAATCTGTTCATCAGGTTCACCCTGGAGATATTCTAAAACTTGAAATGACAGATGGAAAAATTGATTGCCATGTATGGGGATTAGAGGAGAGTGATTCGAATGGAGAAAAATGA
- the nusB gene encoding transcription antitermination factor NusB, which yields MKRRHAREKAIQVLFQIDVTDTDPREALQHVLNEGEGDEFLSELVFGTLENLEKIDAVIKENLVNWTFSRIGNVDRSVLRMASYEIVMRDDIPVNVSLNEAVELAKLFGGEESGRFVNGVLSKIIQKS from the coding sequence ATGAAAAGAAGACATGCAAGAGAAAAAGCCATCCAGGTATTGTTTCAAATAGATGTAACAGACACCGATCCACGTGAAGCCCTGCAACACGTATTAAATGAGGGAGAAGGTGACGAGTTTCTATCTGAGCTTGTCTTCGGAACGCTTGAGAATCTCGAAAAGATTGATGCAGTCATTAAAGAGAACCTTGTTAACTGGACCTTTAGCCGCATTGGTAATGTAGACCGTTCTGTTCTTCGGATGGCTTCATATGAAATAGTTATGAGAGATGATATACCAGTAAATGTTAGTTTGAATGAAGCCGTGGAACTAGCAAAATTATTCGGTGGAGAAGAATCGGGACGCTTTGTAAATGGAGTCCTCTCTAAAATCATACAAAAAAGCTAA
- a CDS encoding Asp23/Gls24 family envelope stress response protein, whose protein sequence is MNELQSFEMEEHDTGLGKVEISPEVIEVIGSIAASEVDGVAEMRGNFASGVVERFGRKDHRKGVKVELDEDGIILDAYVVVSYGLSIPEVCEKVQENIRQALLTMTALEISAVNVSVVGITFDKKETEDEE, encoded by the coding sequence ATGAATGAACTTCAATCATTTGAAATGGAAGAGCACGATACTGGACTTGGAAAAGTCGAAATATCACCAGAAGTTATTGAAGTAATCGGTAGTATTGCTGCTTCAGAAGTTGACGGTGTCGCAGAAATGAGAGGGAATTTTGCTTCAGGTGTTGTGGAACGCTTTGGGCGAAAAGATCATCGAAAAGGTGTCAAGGTAGAGCTTGATGAGGATGGCATTATTTTGGATGCATACGTTGTGGTAAGCTATGGTTTATCCATTCCTGAAGTGTGTGAGAAGGTACAAGAAAACATTCGACAGGCGCTTCTAACAATGACTGCGCTAGAAATCAGCGCAGTTAATGTGAGCGTTGTTGGAATTACGTTTGATAAAAAAGAAACTGAAGACGAAGAATAA